A window of Dermacentor andersoni chromosome 4, qqDerAnde1_hic_scaffold, whole genome shotgun sequence genomic DNA:
ccagcatttttagatctacagcttccgtaatttctctaggcagccgatctgcacaggatgctagcttcttcctctacaatgcacgctcagatgtagagagtgcattgtaaaggaagaagctagcattctgtggagatcggctgcccagagaaatcatggaagctgtaggtgcaaagacactgggagaatctagtgtcagcatggccgctgttacactttcagagatggatgcgtttcctgttgggaggTGTATGGtaacacatcagatcttgcttctgctttttgtgtaaattcgatttattgcttgtcgaccagcatttactcggcatgttcaataaactttcatttgttaatacacctcatgattgtcttggtctctagcagaaaggtgttcattctttttacagtgaagctgtatatgcctaggcgaaacactcatggtccgatcccaaaaaccctactgtaggggtgtgagccattgcattcgccttgcatgatggacagagaaatttcttgttgggtagacatagaaatgcttatgcatttcaaccatacatttatctgcgtattattgcagggaagggacacagaggaggtggggttaagacaagatcatgatgtcattattatctcgcagcaaaggtgtggtgggccattggctagaccgatagtgacgtcgtttctctctagcagcagagcgcgcgtgcagcagtctctctccgacttcccaataggttcgaaaatgtgtccctgtatttaattaaatgaaatgtgcagccccggtgtgtcacttggtaactacagtgcataaccgagtcataaacattatgattaacgcattacaaaacacaagtgcctaacataattcagaaagactttgatgggcccgtggattaacacaatgaaccactcattgcactttccatgatggtgatcttgcaaagtgcaatgtgtggcattccaaataaacaatgtgataaacccaagccaaacatgtgcataacctcattaagaaacacagacataaccaataatatagaaagacctgaataaaccattggaattaacccagtgataaacaccggggccgcacatttcagcttcgctggtttaccgtctgtacagggtgcatgggcagtaactttttctgttattggttgttaagtattgtataatgttgtgccagtaaaacacgttgggctagttggtgcaatgtattggtactgcttttattgctgttttctttcttaatgttgtgcccttcttccttttgtaacaacttttttattcccccttgcataatactccaaccttgcagcctgcgaggtatataaataaataagtacataagcacgtcattcattcattgcatacacctcgcaccattccttgctcaacaaacgtcactgtgttgatgtctcgcagcgtgcatgtacattaactgccgtttgcatttcggtatggtttgtgaacagtgtaatgcataaagattacatgacattaaggttgtgacatatgcggtgcataagcaaaccttgcaaaagatgacatgttggatgttaaaaataagacaaactgcatatattgcagttactttaacagcatttaattgaccacttgacaaaaacttcacttcgcatagattccaacacgtacactgcatctgcagtttttttttttttttgcttattaatgtggtcgttactgcatggccacattgcagatttgaaaacaaagttaaataaatttgtttgttgcattataacaatatgtgtagatcactgcgattgtaacaccagaacttgatacaaacatgcacactataggatgccgacaaatgctcaggacaaactctagaatgtttgcatcctgatacttatgaaagtgaacggtttcattccatggctgtcaatgagagggagagagaaaacttaattgtgatcgtggaacaaaaacgcattgataagcttagagatatagtaattgcttaacactctcgaaatgaataattatagcttgctatcgacattgaatcagcctttcgacaacaagaaaaggaatcagtttttccagctctgaacattgaattgcaggaagtgcaagcaggcataaaattctgccactataatctgtttaggaatattaaattggaataaacattgagacttgcatttttactttctctggctgagcaacctagtttgaaatgactcccataagcatgtcgtaacaatgttgatctaatacatgttaaatgcatgactagcttaagaaatctggatgattgctataaattacagcgaagaaactataatgttttataacattaataatataataataatatttatttccacaaaacaggctaaccgtgagcggcgtgcgaggatgagcagaaagccgaaaaattctacggcaagtgcgcctgccgtcggcctacgatcctgcattatgaagaGCGCGTATtaatatggtcttcttgttagaagtttcgagtatactaccagcgcgagacacaaagtggacgagaagcgtgtcttttataatgctgtgttacaacgtacaggtttctacaaaagtgacggtaactgctcgaaacatttgatgcgtcggcttttgcgcctttagaaatgtttagacagggctcccatatatatatattcgcagcgcaagcacggcgatggatgaaccaggctagcgctaaggttgaatttcacaacacaattttcattccacgtccagtaatcacacagatcatttgaggcttcgttcaggggcacacgcgggctttcgggttggtgcttcttgttgcttttggcgcaagaatatggctaggagcaggcaccacataagcgcaattacgggcaatatacacgcatcatttctccaggagctgacgccgagcacgggtaccgcgaggatcttgttgggctgacacgacaacttcgtggcagccgaattccgaatactgcataagcggtgagggtagctatatgaacttgtcgataggtcatcttgtagattgttgtagcgcaggcagaacgaaacggtcatagaaggtagataagacaacacacagcgctgaaccataaagaatcgctgaaccacctgcgaacagctgtttacgtgcgcgatgtcgcactgaactacagaaaccgccgtcgcgcattccaagacaaatcttaactaacgtttttaaattagtaaacgtacatattatttgcttcttatcaagagaagtcaataatattatagtgtaaacgttttattcactacaataaaagaattatgcagcgtgtgccacgaaacctggcagtcagcaaccctgggcgtcgcaccagtcgcattgttgaaatcgcaatcatgtgaaatgagccctctaaaaatcgcattgcgacgcgtgcgacagcaccgattttcgtcgttgcagtcgcagcatgtgaaacagccaaAAGGCGAGTCCCCCAGCTGACGTCACCGGAGCACCGTTCGCAGCGCCACCATCGGTCGCGCACGAAGCCAATAGTTATCACATCCGCGAGAGTAGCATGCAGCGCTGTTGGCCTTTCAACGAAGAAGGAATATCCGTACGGAATGCGTCAGCGACAGGCGGACCGCTAAAATTGCTTCATGACAGGATAGTCCGGGTGACATGCAGGCCAAGTCGCAAGCCAGGATCCAGGGAATGCAATCACCAGCTGGTGATGTCCATGAGTTTAAATGTAGAAGTGTGGTGAGAACGAGCAAGTCCGAATAGTCGCCGCACAGCATCGGTTCTCGACAGCGACATTTGCACGCACTGGTCTTGTTGGTGAACCAAGCGCGCCTGTTCGTCTGCCCTGTCAATGCTAGTAATTCCACAGTGGCTCGGCAGCCACTGAAGTATAATGTCATGGTCGTTCTTGAAAGCTTGGTGGCCAGCACGTCTAATTTAATTTATAGCTGCTCACGAGAGTCATGTCTCTCTGATAGCATTCCAGAACAACAGTgggggctatgagagacgcccaGGGCGCTGTATTGAGTTTGACCACGTGAGCATCTTTAACGTCCCCCTAAAGTTCGGTACATACGTGATCTTGCATCAAGTTTAGTGGGCCGTCACGACGGGGAATCTAATTTTAGACCTCAGGAGCAGCAGCAGgaagccactgaacaaccacggcgggtgcctcaCCAGCGAGAACGAGAAACACGTGATAGTGGACACGAACTTGTTTCTCTGCATTCCTTGATTCCAGGCACTGCTTTCATATACGCAAGACAATGCGGAAACGTTTCCTTGTGCACGTTTATTGGTTACGTTCCTCGGATGAGCGTTCGCGCCGTTAATACGCTTGCACAGCGTGCCCCCGATAACCAGAATCGCTGATCCTGTTTGAAAAGATAAAATTAAACGGAAGGTTCAGTTCGAGCAGCTCAGAACAAAGAAAGGGTCGTGTATGCATCGTTATACAATACAGTTTATCACAGACTTATTTGATATTTAACCTTGGGTCCTCTAAGCCTTCTATTCATGGATCGTGCATCCATGTTAACACAGGGACAGTGCTGCCAACTCTAGGTAAATTTTCTAGGATCTAGGGATGTTATGCCTTGTTTAGGGAAATTTGAAAATTTGTTGGAATGGAAATTTCGCGTTGAGGCATTTAAACAGTAGAACTGTTGACGTGATGGCGTATTTGGTTTCAGTTACTACAAATCACATTCACACTAGCATGTAACTGAAGCGCAGTAAACGACAAGGTGTGGATGCTCTGGGCCCTTAACGAAGTACTGTTACTGCCATTTTGCCGTTCGTACCTCTAGCCGTGCCGTCAATGCCAGTGCATTCtgaatgaaatatttatctgTAGTCGGCGAAACTGCAACACCAAACAAAGCAGCACGAGAAAATCTAGGTGTAAGCCTACAAATATACCTAGCTGTGAGCACGGCAAAGCGGTCATGGTGTTAAACAGTCGACTATAAACGCGTGTACTAAAATTTACCGGAAACCGCTCCTACGCCGAGCAGCTTTAGACAGTGCCCCAGTAGTCATGTCTTTGGCCGAGTTTTGgtttggaagaaagaaaaatgaccaCATGCCAACGTGCTTCGCTGCAAATGACGTGTAAGCGCGTAAATGTGGGGGCGCTGCGTCAGTAAACACGCAATAAATATAAAAAAGTCACATTCTTTACATTGGCGTCAATAAGTGGCACGCTGTTTTCACACTGTTACATTCTAATGTTAGGGACGTCCGGCACCACTGTTCCTTACAATTTGAATAATAAAGTTTTGTTTAACTTGCCACTTTGCTCTACGTGCAAAGCAAGTCTGTTCTAAAGCAAAGTATAAACGTGCTCACGTCTTTTTCTGTGTATATGGAGACTTCTAGCAGGGGGCTCTGCTAACACAAGTCGTAGTGCGATATCATTTCAGCCTGAAACCATGACTTCATTATTTGTGTATTTTGCAGCGTTCTTAGAAATAAGTTAGAGCTGTAAAACTTTGAGTCTATTTCTTTAAACAACGAAAAGTTATGTTTAGAGAATTTGTATTGGCAAATTTAACCACATTTTGAAAGAACCTAACGAAATCCTCGAATTTTTTTATCCATGTTGGGGGAAAATAGTCTCGGAGGTTGGCAGCCTTGCACACGGAAGACTCTTCCGCCAAAGGCGAGATGCTGTAAATTGCACCTTGCATTTGTGTAGGGGCGTGGACCCAAGGTAAACGTCGAGTTAGCATTACCTTTATCATCACACACTTTTTCGTTTACATTACAACTGGTTGAAGTGAAGCAGCCGAGACATTCAGTACCTCACTCTTTCCGCGGCAGCCTACGTATGTTAGGAAAAGTTGTGCGTGCGAAAGAACGAACACGGGAAATAAAAGCCAAGTAGACGAAAACTGCGCTCTTTCCGTctacctcgttttttttttctctgtgttgGTCCTTTTCCTGTTTAGAACAAGAAGTTCTTAAGAGCTTATTCGTGACAAAAGAGAGCAgcaacagtgccgctgaggttGTACCGGATCGAGGTCGCCCATCGGTACGTGCGCCTGGTGGCTTCATATCAGGCGTAGTCACGCGACCGTGGCAGCGCCTGTGAAATGCGCGCGGTACGGCTGACGGCGCGCCGCTCCCGTGACGTTCGCAGGTACGGCCTGCTTGCTGCCCTTCTTGACGGTGCACATGCGCCAGCTGGGACTCAGCGTGGAGGAAACGGCCATCATCTACAGCATCGTGCCGTTCGCCCAGCTTCTGGGGCCGTACGCGGCCACCTTCCTGGGCGACAAATATGGGAGTTACAAGTGCGCGCTACTGGGGAGCCTGATGCTGACGGCGCTGTCAGGCACCAGCCTGCTGCTGGTGCCACAGGCCCTTGGACCCCCCGTGCCACCGCCGGCGATCCACTTGCACTGCGGCCCGTCGCTGCAGCTCGAAGTGGTGGTGGACCACTGCGGCGACGAGCACGGTGCGTGTCCCGAGCCCTCGCCAGGACTGGCGCTGCCCGTTCTGCTCTCGGACTGCAGACCGGAGTGCCCGGACACGGAGTGGCTGCACGCCATCGACGAGACGGGCATCTGCTTCACGGACGACTACGGCAACAAGGAGTGCCACGTGGTCAGCGAGAACGACACGCTGGCGCGCAGTACGTCTCTCGGCCTGTACCTGCAGCCTGCTAGGGACCCCGACCTCCTGTGCCTGCACCCGGTGACGGCCATCACGTGGGAGAGCAGGGTTTTTCACAACGTGTCGTGCCTCAAGCACCTTCCGGACCAGGACCACACTAACTGCTCGCTCAAGTGCACCGTCGAGGACACGGAGGAAGTGGACGCCGTGTCAGCGGCCGACTTCTGGCACGCCGAGTGCACGCCGCCCGAGGGCAGCGACCGGCGCGTCACCATCTCGGTGTACTTCCTGCTGCGCATCGTGTTCCAGGTGCTCGTCTCCATATGCTTCACGCTGGTGGACGCCACGACCGTGTCGATGGTGCACGCGCACGAGGGACGCTTCGCGTGGCAGCGCTTCTGGGCCATCGTGGGCTCCGTGTCCTGCGCGCCGCTGTCGGGATTCTTCATCGACCTCAGCAGCGAGCACGTCATCACGGGCTTCGACTACTCGCCCGCTTTCTACATGTTCAACGTCTTCACGGTGCTCACGGCGATCTTCACGTATGTGCTAGAAATCCAAGTGGCCACTCCCGGCAAGAACGTCTTCTACAAGGCCCGACGACTCTTGAAGCAGCCGCAATTCCTTAGCCTCTTCTTGTTTGTGCTGTGCCTCGGAAGCGTCTACGGTTTCCTCGAGTACTTTCTGTTTTGGTATCTGCTCGATCTAGGCgccgccaactaccttcttggtCTGACGATATCCATCGGCGGGTTCGCCGGCTTCTTGTTTCTCTATGAAACCAAGTGGTTTATGGACAAGTTGGGCGTCGTGAATATCATTGCACTGTCCGGGCTGGTTTACTGCGCCAGGCTGGTGGGCTACTCATACATCGGCCAGCATCCGTTGTGGTGCATACTCTTGGAAGGACTTGAAGCCATGACGTTTCACCTTCTGTGGGTCGCCATCGGCACCTACGGCACGCAGATAGCGCCCAGGGGACTCAAGCCAACAGTGCAGAGCTGCGTCGGAAGCATCTACTTCGGCCTCGGTAAGCGCGTTTttacgagcgcgcgcgcagcttgCGATTACGCAGAGGCTGAACCACAGCTCCGGGGCTGCGTATCCGGGAGCTCTGCCGTGAAGCCGCCGGTTCCAAGTATGCACCCCGGTCGCCTCTTGTGTGTACGGTATACAAGGAAGGATGTCGTAACTAAGTAGCAGTGCGCAACTATAAGTTACTTATGTGTGGAAAACGCGCATTACTACTTATGTAAGCAAGAGTGTTGTGCAAAGACTGACGTCTGCGAACTTGCACCGGGCCCGGCCGGGTGCAATTAATCAATTAAGAGGTTCCCA
This region includes:
- the LOC126535941 gene encoding major facilitator superfamily domain-containing protein 6-like isoform X2, with translation MRQLGLSVEETAIIYSIVPFAQLLGPYAATFLGDKYGSYKCALLGSLMLTALSGTSLLLVPQALGPPVPPPAIHLHCGPSLQLEVVVDHCGDEHGACPEPSPGLALPVLLSDCRPECPDTEWLHAIDETGICFTDDYGNKECHVVSENDTLARSTSLGLYLQPARDPDLLCLHPVTAITWESRVFHNVSCLKHLPDQDHTNCSLKCTVEDTEEVDAVSAADFWHAECTPPEGSDRRVTISVYFLLRIVFQVLVSICFTLVDATTVSMVHAHEGRFAWQRFWAIVGSVSCAPLSGFFIDLSSEHVITGFDYSPAFYMFNVFTVLTAIFTYVLEIQVATPGKNVFYKARRLLKQPQFLSLFLFVLCLGSVYGFLEYFLFWYLLDLGAANYLLGLTISIGGFAGFLFLYETKWFMDKLGVVNIIALSGLVYCARLVGYSYIGQHPLWCILLEGLEAMTFHLLWVAIGTYGTQIAPRGLKPTVQSCVGSIYFGLGRSTGSLVGGTAMYFLGAQTAFRIMGAVAALASASYGCFCCWQRSAARPPAMQAPGGVAGACCGDKLPSPAAENAPAASSATDCPARNEDAGGTAKAPGEGRSEPEVS
- the LOC126535941 gene encoding major facilitator superfamily domain-containing protein 6-like isoform X1: MAGDDDEARMCKANTELVPLKIVLFLWYGGTACLLPFLTVHMRQLGLSVEETAIIYSIVPFAQLLGPYAATFLGDKYGSYKCALLGSLMLTALSGTSLLLVPQALGPPVPPPAIHLHCGPSLQLEVVVDHCGDEHGACPEPSPGLALPVLLSDCRPECPDTEWLHAIDETGICFTDDYGNKECHVVSENDTLARSTSLGLYLQPARDPDLLCLHPVTAITWESRVFHNVSCLKHLPDQDHTNCSLKCTVEDTEEVDAVSAADFWHAECTPPEGSDRRVTISVYFLLRIVFQVLVSICFTLVDATTVSMVHAHEGRFAWQRFWAIVGSVSCAPLSGFFIDLSSEHVITGFDYSPAFYMFNVFTVLTAIFTYVLEIQVATPGKNVFYKARRLLKQPQFLSLFLFVLCLGSVYGFLEYFLFWYLLDLGAANYLLGLTISIGGFAGFLFLYETKWFMDKLGVVNIIALSGLVYCARLVGYSYIGQHPLWCILLEGLEAMTFHLLWVAIGTYGTQIAPRGLKPTVQSCVGSIYFGLGRSTGSLVGGTAMYFLGAQTAFRIMGAVAALASASYGCFCCWQRSAARPPAMQAPGGVAGACCGDKLPSPAAENAPAASSATDCPARNEDAGGTAKAPGEGRSEPEVS
- the LOC126535941 gene encoding major facilitator superfamily domain-containing protein 6-like isoform X4; this encodes MAGDDDEARMCKANTELVPLKIVLFLWYGGTACLLPFLTVHMRQLGLSVEETAIIYSIVPFAQLLGPYAATFLGDKYGSYKCALLGSLMLTALSGTSLLLVPQALGPPVPPPAIHLHCGPSLQLEVVVDHCGDEHGACPEPSPGLALPVLLSDCRPECPDTEWLHAIDETGICFTDDYGNKECHVVSENDTLARSTSLGLYLQPARDPDLLCLHPVTAITWESRVFHNVSCLKHLPDQDHTNCSLKCTVEDTEEVDAVSAADFWHAECTPPEGSDRRVTISVYFLLRIVFQVLVSICFTLVDATTVSMVHAHEGRFAWQRFWAIVGSVSCAPLSGFFIDLSSEHVITGFDYSPAFYMFNVFTVLTAIFTYVLEIQVATPGKNVFYKARRLLKQPQFLSLFLFVLCLGSVYGFLEYFLFWYLLDLGAANYLLGLTISIGGFAGFLFLYETKWFMDKLGVVNIIALSGLVYCARLVGYSYIGQHPLWCILLEGLEAMTFHLLWVAIGTYGTQIAPRGLKPTVQSCVGSIYFGLVIGACNEFPY
- the LOC126535941 gene encoding major facilitator superfamily domain-containing protein 6-like isoform X3; the protein is MAGDDDEARMCKANTELVPLKIVLFLWYGGTACLLPFLTVHMRQLGLSVEETAIIYSIVPFAQLLGPYAATFLGDKYGSYKCALLGSLMLTALSGTSLLLVPQALGPPVPPPAIHLHCGPSLQLEVVVDHCGDEHGACPEPSPGLALPVLLSDCRPECPDTEWLHAIDETGICFTDDYGNKECHVVSENDTLARSTSLGLYLQPARDPDLLCLHPVTAITWESRVFHNVSCLKHLPDQDHTNCSLKCTVEDTEEVDAVSAADFWHAECTPPEGSDRRVTISVYFLLRIVFQVLVSICFTLVDATTVSMVHAHEGRFAWQRFWAIVGSVSCAPLSGFFIDLSSEHVITGFDYSPAFYMFNVFTVLTAIFTYVLEIQVATPGKNVFYKARRLLKQPQFLSLFLFVLCLGSVYGFLEYFLFWYLLDLGAANYLLGLTISIGGFAGFLFLYETKWFMDKLGVVNIIALSGLVYCARLVGYSYIGQHPLWCILLEGLEAMTFHLLWVAIGTYGTQIAPRGLKPTVQSCVGSIYFGLGDKLPSPAAENAPAASSATDCPARNEDAGGTAKAPGEGRSEPEVS